A part of Brassica rapa cultivar Chiifu-401-42 chromosome A05, CAAS_Brap_v3.01, whole genome shotgun sequence genomic DNA contains:
- the LOC103854451 gene encoding uncharacterized protein LOC103854451, whose protein sequence is MAMEVAMDLELDDDVFYADISKQINLLITDEDEQNPISLSSPISFQGLFRENYQASATPYMMYHEQNYNQVRESKGTGVFIPRCSQPRRRQHNHPHQKKQGRFGSLTPKQQYPHHVYDNNSTTFNNNQESITLHHAAFTNQRRTYRDAASLFT, encoded by the exons ATGGCCATGGAAGTGGCTATGGACCTTGAACTTGATGATGATGTCTTCTATGCAGACATAAGCAAGCAAATCAATCTCTTAATCACAGATGAAGATGAACAGAACCCTATCTCACTTTCCTCTCCTATCTCATTCCAG GGTTTGTTCAGAGAAAACTACCAAGCATCAGCAACACCATATATGATGTACCATGAGCAGAATTACAACCAAGTTAGAGAGAGCAAAGGGACAGGAGTGTTCATCCCAAGATGTTCTCAGCCAAGAAGGAGACAACATAATCATCCTCATCAGAAGAAGCAAGGGAGATTCGGTTCCCTCACCCCCAAGCAACAGTATCCTCATCATGTTTATGACAACAACTCCACAACTTTCAACAACAACCAAGAAAGCATCACCCTACATCATGCAGCTTTTACTAACCAAAGAAGAACCTACAGAGATGCAGCATCTCTCTTCACTTAA
- the LOC103854449 gene encoding 3-dehydrosphinganine reductase TSC10A, with translation MSPSFLLLLIPIIPLSLLAILSLIVRPKPIRIPIKSRHVFITGGSSGIGLALAHRAASEGARVSILARSPQKLEEAKQSIKLATGVEVAIFSADVRDYDAVSKAVEESGPIDVLIVNQGVFTARELEKHSVEDVRFTIEVNLVGSFNVIKAALPRMKGREGRGPGSISLVSSQAGQVGVYGYAAYSASKFGLQGLAQSLQQEVVADDIHVTLVFPPDTDTPGFEEEQKSRPEVTAIIAASSGSMKTEEVARRAMNGIKAGKFTVSCNFEGFLLSLATTGMSPQRSFWLAFLEVITAGPIRLVALFFQWDWYNAIEKWSKTKNK, from the exons ATGTCTCCttccttcctcctcctcctcatcccCATCATCCCACTCTCCCTTCTCGCTATCTTATCCCTAATCGTCCGCCCCAAACCCATCAGAATCCCCATCAAGTCCCGCCACGTCTTCATCACCGGCGGATCCAGCGGCATCGGCCTCGCACTAGCCCACCGCGCGGCCTCGGAAGGCGCTCGCGTCTCCATCCTCGCTCGATCCCCCCAAAAGCTCGAAGAAGCGAAACAATCCATAAAGCTCGCCACCGGAGTCGAAGTCGCAATTTTCTCCGCCGACGTTCGCGATTACGACGCCGTTTCGAAGGCGGTTGAGGAATCGGGCCCGATCGATGTGTTGATCGTTAATCAAGGGGTGTTCACGGCGAGAGAGCTCGAGAAGCATAGCGTGGAGGATGTGAGGTTTACGATTGAGGTTAATCTCGTTGGGAGCTTTAATGTGATTAAGGCTGCGTTGCCGAGGATGAAGGGGAGGGAAGGTCGTGGGCCGGGTTCGATCTCTCTAGTTTCATCTCAGGCTGGTCAG GTGGGTGTTTATGGATATGCTGCTTATTCAGCGAGTAAGTTTGGGCTTCAAGGTTTAGCGCAGTCTCTGCAGCAAGAAGTTGTTGCTGATGATATTCATGTCACTCTTGTTTTTCCTCCTGACACTGATACACCAGGGTTTGAGGAAG aacAGAAGAGTAGACCTGAGGTGACTGCCATAATAGCTGCGTCCTCTGGTTCAATGAAAACAGAAGAAGTGGCGAGAAGAGCTATGAATGGCATCAAAGCAGGAAAGTTCACTGTCTCATGCAACTTTGAAGGATTCTTACTATCACTCGCCACAACCGGAATGTCACCACAAAGATCATTTTGGCTAGCTTTTCTTGAAGTTATAACCGCAGGGCCTATAAGGTTGGTCGCTCTCTTTTTCCAATGGGACTGGTACAATGCCATCGAAAAGTGGagcaaaaccaaaaacaaata A
- the LOC103854448 gene encoding peroxiredoxin-2F, mitochondrial gives MAMSILKLRNSPALRSAASSARIGVSSRAFSKLSEGTDITSAAPGVSLQKARSWDEGVSSKFSTTPLSDIFKGKKVVIFGLPGAYTGVCSQQHVPSYKSHMDKFKAKGIDSIICVSVNDPYTINGWAEKIGAKDAIEFYGDFDGKFHKSLGLDKDLSAALLGPRSERWSAYVEDGKVKAVNVEEAPSDFKVTGAEVILGQI, from the exons ATGGCGATGTCTATTCTGAAGCTAAGAAACTCACCGGCTTTGAGATCCGCCGCAAGTAGTGCCCGGATCGGAGTTTCATCAAGGGCTTTCTCAAAGCTCTCGGAGGGCACGGACATAACCTCGGCGGCTCCAGGCGTTTCACTCCAGAAAGCTCGCAGCTGGGACGAAGGCGTTTCCTCCAAATTCTCCACCACACCATTGTCAGACATCTTCAAG GGGAAGAAAGTCGTCATCTTTGGACTTCCT GGAGCTTACACTGGAGTCTGCTCACAGCAGCATGTGCCAAGCTACAAGAGCCACATGGATAAGTTCAAAGCCAAAGGCATTGACTCCATCATCTGCGTCTCTGTCAATGATCCGTATACCATAAATGGTTGGGCAGAGAAGATTGGTGCCAAAGATGCT ATTGAGTTTTATGGAGATTTTGATGGGAAATTCCATAAAAGCTTGGGGCTAGACAAGGATCTCTCTGCTGCATTGCTCGGCCCTCGGTCTGAGAG ATGGTCGGCTTATGTAGAAGACGGTAAGGTGAAGGCTGTGAACGTGGAAGAAGCACCGTCTGACTTCAAGGTGACGGGAGCAGAAGTCATTTTAGGACAGATCTAA
- the LOC103854447 gene encoding 50S ribosomal protein L7/L12 → MKKLISLVRNVHSRQCESKLNWSAQVRFLQQDTVSKPKPKKYKYPSFYDPYGPRPQPSSKIVELAERIAALSPEERKQIGPALNEHLRLPKQQMISSQGMSVGAKQEAGGAKVEEKKEKTSFDVKLEKFDTAAKIKVIKEVRAFTSLGLKEAKELVEKVPVVIKQGLTKEEANGIIEKIKAVGGVAVME, encoded by the coding sequence ATGAAGAAGCTTATATCACTTGTCAGGAACGTTCACTCTCGCCAATGCGAATCCAAACTAAACTGGTCTGCGCAAGTGCGTTTCTTGCAGCAAGACACTGTCTCAAAACCCAAACCCAAGAAATACAAATACCCATCATTTTACGATCCCTACGGTCCGAGACCCCAGCCTTCGAGCAAGATCGTGGAGCTAGCTGAGCGTATAGCTGCACTGTCTCCAGAGGAGCGGAAACAGATCGGTCCCGCACTCAACGAACACCTCAGGCTTCCGAAACAGCAGATGATTTCATCCCAAGGCATGAGTGTGGGAGCGAAACAGGAGGCTGGAGGAGCGAAAGTtgaggagaagaaggagaagacgtCTTTCGATGTGAAGCTGGAGAAGTTTGATACAGCTGCGAAGATCAAAGTGATCAAAGAAGTGAGAGCGTTCACGAGTTTGGGTCTCAAGGAGGCGAAGGAGCTTGTGGAGAAAGTGCCTGTGGTGATTAAACAAGGTCTGACGAAGGAGGAAGCTAATGGAATCATAGAGAAGATCAAAGCTGTAGGTGGAGTCGCGGTTATGGAGTAA
- the LOC103854446 gene encoding uncharacterized GPI-anchored protein At3g06035 produces MAINNKLPLLLLLSVVILFLSRTVLSDTDEEDVLFTGINSYRTSQNLTTLNKNKNAECLADELADQFKNKPCTNETGSATVPGTEPQFSDYPNILAKCHLNVSDTRDGSIMPACVPRLESSLVLTNFTKSQYSMSLNDSKFTGMGIGKEDDWIVVVLTTNTPEGNYSPATKQDSNGFTFSVGLFNYLLAFMLSFCFFLC; encoded by the exons ATGGCGATTAACAACAAGCTTccacttcttctccttctctccGTCGTCATTCTCTTCCTCAGCCGCACTGTGCTCAGCGACACTG ATGAAGAGGACGTTCTGTTCACAGGCATAAACAGCTACAGAACATCACAGAACCTCACAACCTTAAACAAGAACAAAAACGCAGAGTGTCTAGCCGACGAACTCGCTGATCAATTCAAGAACAAACCATGCACCAACGAAACCGGCTCAGCCACAGTACCCGGAACCGAACCACAGTTCTCAGATTACCCTAATATTCTAGCTAAATGCCACTTAAACGTCTCAGACACAAGAGACGGCTCCATTATGCCGGCGTGTGTTCCTCGTCTAGAGTCAAGCCTCGTCCTCACAAACTTCACCAAGTCGCAATACTCCATGAGTTTGAACGATTCCAAGTTTACAGGGATGGGTATTGGTAAAGAAGATGACTGGATCGTTGTGGTTCTCACCACCAACACACCTGAAGGAAACTATTCTCCAGCTACAAAACAGGATTCTAATGGCTTCACCTTTAGTGTTGGCCTCTTTAATTACTTGCTTGCTTTCATGTTGTCCTTCTGTTTCTTCCTCTGTTGA
- the LOC103854445 gene encoding mitogen-activated protein kinase kinase kinase 3 translates to MQDILGSVRRSLVFRSSLAGDDGGGGGGGLSGFVGKINSSIRSSRIGLFSKTPPGLPAPPRKEEAPAIRWRKGELIGCGAFGRVYMGMNLDSGELLAIKQVLIAPNNAKEKTQGHIREIEEEVRLLKNLSHPNIVRYLGTVRESDSLNILMEFVPGGSISSLLEKFGSFPEPVIIMYTKQLLLGLEYLHKNEIMHRDIKGANILVDNKGCIRLADFGASKKVVELATVNGAKSMKGTPYWMAPEVILQTGHSFSADIWSVGCTVIEMATGKPPWSEQYQQFAAVLHIGRTKAHPPIPEDLSPEAKDFLLKCLHKEPSLRLSASELLQHPFVTGEHMESHPAFHNSFTECENPIAIQGNSVRSSINSLMRRSTCSGLKDVCELGSLRSSLIHPEKSNNSGFGWRDGDSDDLCQIDMDDLCNISSVSNNVLSQSTDLNKSFNPMCDSTDNWSCKFDESPEVMRSKSNMLSYQPAELKFGVPCGEETSLTLAGSSYVAEDDYKATELKIKSFLDEKAQDLKRLQTPLLEEFHNAMNPGIPQGALGDTTNNYKLPNLPTISKSPKRLPSRRLSAISDAMPSPFKSSKRTLNTSRVMQPESEPTQVNESTKKAVTNSRCFSEIRREWEEELYEELERHRENLRHGGAGGKSPLSVHKG, encoded by the exons ATGCAAGATATCCTCGGATCGGTTCGCCGATCGTTAGTTTTCCGGTCGTCTCTAGCCGGAGacgacggaggaggaggaggaggaggtctGAGCGGATTCGTCGGGAAGATCAACTCCAGCATCCGCAGCTCTCGGATCGGACTCTTCAGCAAGACGCCTCCTGGTCTCCCCGCTCCGCCGAGAAAGGAGGAGGCCCCGGCGATTCGGTGGAGAAAGGGGGAGTTAATCGGCTGCGGCGCTTTCGGGAGGGTTTACATGGGGATGAACCTCGATTCCGGCGAGCTTCTCGCGATTAAACAG gTTTTAATCGCTCCGAATAATGCGAAGGAGAAGACTCAG GGTCACATTCGAGAGATTGAGGAGGAAGTGCGACTTCTCAAGAACCTTTCACATCCAAACATTGTT agATACTTGGGTACAGTAAGGGAGAGTGATTCGTTGAATATCTTGATGGAGTTTGTTCCGGGTGGTTCTATATCATCTTTGTTGGAGAAGTTTGGATCTTTTCCTGAACCT GTAATAATAATGTACACAAAGCAACTTTTGCTTGGTTTGGAGTATCTTCACAAGAATGAGATCATGCATAGAGATATTAAG GGGGCTAATATATTGGTCGATAACAAAGGGTGCATCAGGCTCGCAGATTTTGGTGCTTCCAAGAAAGTTGTAGAGCTA GCTACTGTAAATGGTGCTAAATCTATGAAGGGAACGCCGTATTGGATGGCTCCGGAAGTCATTCTCCAGACTGGTCATAGCTT CTCTGCTGATATATGGAGTGTTGGGTGCACTGTGATCGAGATGGCTACAGGGAAACCTCCCTGGAGCGAGCAGTATCAGCAG TTTGCCGCTGTCCTTCATATTGGTAGAACAAAAGCTCATCCACCAATTCCAGAAGACCTTTCACCAGAGGCTAAAGACTTTCTACTGAAATGCTTACACAA GGAACCAAGCTTGAGACTCTCTGCATCCGAATTGCTTCAG CATCCCTTTGTCACTGGAGAGCACATGGAATCTCATCCAGCGTTCCATAATTCTTTTACG GAATGCGAAAACCCAATAGCCATACAAGGAAATAGTGTCAGGAGTTC GATAAActctttgatgaggaggtcaACTTGTTCAGGCTTGAAGGATGTATGTGAACTCGGAAGCTTGAGAAGTTCCCTTATACACCCAGAGAAGTCAAATAACTCAGGATTTGGTTGGCGAGATGGCGACTCTGATGACCTTTGTCAgatcgatatggatgatctCTGCAACATTTCATCAGTCAGCAACAATGTTTTGTCACAATCCACAGATTTAAACAAG AGTTTTAATCCCATGTGTGACTCCACGGATAACTGGTCATGCAAGTTTGACGAAAGCCCAGAAGTGATGAGAAGTAAATCTAACATGCTTTCTTACCAACCTGCTGAACTCAAATTTGGTGTTCCATGTGGTGAGGAAACCAGCTTAACACTTGCTGGTAGCTCTTATGTGGCAGAGGATGACTATAAAGCCACAGAGctgaaaataaaatcatttttggATGAAAAG GCTCAAGATTTGAAAAGGTTGCAGACCCCCCTGCTTGAAGAATTCCACAATGCTATGAATCCAGGGATACCACAAGGTGCACTTGGAGACACCACCAACAACTACAAGTTACCAAACCTACCAACTATAAGCAAATCACCTAAACGACTTCCAAGCAGACGTCTCTCAGCTATCAGTGATGCAATGCCCAGCCCATTCAAGAGCTCAAAACGTACACTGAACACAAGCAGAGTGATGCAGCCAGAAAGTGAGCCAACTCAAGTCAACGAGTCAACCAAGAAGGCAGTAACTAATAGCCGTTG TTTTTCAGAGATACGGAGAGAGTGGGAAGAAGAACTCTATGAAGAGCTTGAAAGGCATCGAG AGAATCTGCGACATGGTGGTGCAGGAGGGAAGTCTCCATTATCAGTTCATAAAGGATAG
- the LOC103854444 gene encoding protein FANTASTIC FOUR 4, whose amino-acid sequence MATVVYQGYQSHFESQHFEPRALRLRLSSPNNPHSSTPLNSHFLDSSISPQDNISTSNAASLPSPAPKPSSNSESWLETISNSSSDEKDKKTLLPYVHSPSSRRTLSDESLALCTESLGSETGSDVITDQDLFSVSSELKTMETRTSATTSRTSRQDRKRDALASLPPPLTSMRGFDCIQVKSHRENGRLVMTAMKPLPRDRCLQDRSNGCVRLAFLIESDDHIETETKEEEETMEIERDNEEEIQEYEAEEEVEEEEEEEKEDNEVMIIDNIQRSSRCHEGDRENRGFLTWESLCVATS is encoded by the coding sequence ATGGCAACTGTTGTATATCAAGGGTACCAATCTCATTTTGAGTCTCAACACTTTGAGCCAAGAGCTCTAAGACTTAGACTCTCTTCTCCTAACAATCCTCACTCATCCACACCTCTCAATTCCCATTTCCTTGACTCTTCCATCAGTCCACAAGACAACATCTCTACCTCTAATGCAGCTTCCTTGCCCTCGCCAGCTCCTAAACCGAGCTCTAACTCGGAAAGTTGGCTCGAGACCATCTCAAACTCGAGCTCTGATGAAAAAGACAAGAAGACATTACTTCCCTACGTTCATTCTCCATCTTCTCGTAGAACTCTCAGCGATGAGAGCTTAGCATTGTGCACTGAAAGCCTCGGTAGCGAGACGGGCTCTGATGTTATTACCGATCAAGATTTGTTCTCGGTTTCATCCGAATTAAAAACCATGGAAACTAGAACTTCGGCCACCACATCAAGAACATCAAGACAAGATAGGAAGAGAGATGCGTTGGCTTCACTTCCACCTCCTTTGACAAGTATGAGAGGTTTTGATTGCATTCAAGTCAAGTCCCACCGTGAGAATGGAAGATTGGTAATGACGGCCATGAAACCTCTGCCGCGGGATAGATGCTTACAGGACCGAAGTAATGGCTGCGTCAGACTCGCGTTCTTGATTGAGTCTGATGACCACATAGAGACAGagaccaaagaagaagaagaaactatggagatagagagagataaCGAAGAAGAGATTCAAGAATACGAGgcagaagaagaagttgaagaagaagaagaagaagaaaaagaagacaaCGAAGTGATGATTATTGATAACATTCAAAGATCAAGTAGATGTCATGAAGGAGATCGAGAAAACAGAGGATTTCTAACATGGGAATCTTTATGTGTTGCCACTTCTTAA